The Sandaracinus amylolyticus genomic interval GTCGGCGTCGCGCTGCTCGGCGCAGGGCTCTACGTCACGCTCCGTCGCGAGCACGCGGCAGAGGTTCGCAACGCCGCGATCGCGGTCGCGCTCGCCGCGCTGATGATCCCGTTCTCGCTGCGCGTGCTCGGCGGTGACGACGAGATCGGGCGCGATGGTCGTCCCGCGCCGCATCACGACGTCCGCTACGACTACTGGCGCTTCGCGGGCGGCGACTTCCGCCGGCGCGGCGAGTGGGCCCTCGCGCTCGACGCGTACGTGCACGCGAACCGCCACGCACCGGCGCGCGAGAACCGCGAGGAGCAAGAGCGCGAGATGCGCGAGCGGGTGCGCACCGAAGGCCCGCGCCGCGAGGAACGATGACGCCCACTCGGCTCGAAGGAGATCGACTCGTCCTGCCCGGCCTCGCGAGCGCGCACTCGCACGCGTTCCAGCGCGCCCTGCGCGCGCGCACCCAGCGACGCGCCGCGACGAGCGGCTCGTTCTGGAGCTGGCGCGGCCTGATGTACGAGCTCGCCGCGCGCGTCACGCCCGACGACGTCTTCGATCTCTCGCGCTTCGCGTTCGTCGAGCTCGCGCGCGCGGGCGTCACCGCGGTCGGCGAGTTCCACTACCTGCACCACGACACGAGCGGCGCGCCGTACGCCGATCGCCTCGCGCTCTCCCACGCGGTGATCCGCGCGGCGCACGAGGCCGGCGTCCGCATCACGCTGCTGCGCGTCGTCTACCAGCGCGCCGGCACGAACCGTCCGCCCGAGGGCGCACAGCACCGCTTCTGCGACGCGCGCCTCGACGACGCGCTCGCCGACGTCGACGCGCTCGCCGCCCACTACGCGAACGATCCGAGGGTGCGCGTCGGCATCGCGCCCCACAGCGTGCGCGCCGTCCCGCGCGAGACCCTGCGCGAGTGCGCCTCGTTCGCCCGCGCTCGCTCGATGCCGCTCCACGCGCACGTCGCGGAGCAGCGCCGCGAGATCCGCGAGTGCCTCGCCGAGCACCGCCGTCGTCCGATCGAGCTCCTCGCCGACGAAGGCGTGCTCGACGCCCGCTTCGTCGCGGTCCACGCGACGCACCTCCGCCCCCACGAGGCGCGCCTGCTCGGCGCGGCGCGCTCGTTCGCGTGCGTGTGCCGCACGACCGAGCGCGATCTCGGCGATGGCCTCGCCGACGTCGCCGCGATGCGCGCGGCCGGCGTGCGCCTGTGCACCGGCGCCGACAGCCACGCGATCAGCGATCCCTTCGAGGAGGCGCGCGCCGTCGAGCTCGACGATCGCACCCGCGCCGAGGCGCGCCACGTCGCGGCCGACGCCGACGATCTGCTCGCCTCGCTGACGAGCGAGGGATACGCGTCGATCGGGTGGGACGGCGCGGAGCGCGACGACGAGGTCCAGCTCGACCTGACCGACCCCGCGCTCGTCGGCGCGGGCACCAGCGCCGACGCGGTGATCTGGGGCGCATCGCCGCGCTGCGTGCGCGAGGTCCGGGTCGCGGGCCGAACGATCGTCGCGGACGGCCGGCACGTCGCGGAAGCGGAGGCGCGCGCCGGCTACGTGCGTGCCCTCGCGCGGCTGGGGCTTTCGTGATCCCTCGAAGGGGTTGACCGCGAAACCGATACGACTATGCTCTGCGCCCTTCTGGAGTCGTCATGCGGGACCTGATCAAGCTCACCTGCGAACAGTGCGGTCGCGCGAACTACCACACGTCCAAGAACAAGCGGACGATGCCGGAGAAGTTCGTCATCAAGAAGTTCTGCGCCGCGTGCCGCACCCACAAGCCGCACAAGGAAGGCAAGATCTCGAAGGGCTGAGCGCCCCGAGATCGCCTGTCCGTGCCTCGAGCGGGCTCCATCACGGAGCTCGCTCGTTTGCGTTCCGTCAGCCTTCGTTGTCGTGCTCGCTCGCGCTCTCTTCGGTCGCCGGCGCGACCTCGCCTTCGACGTTCTCCGCGTCCGCCGGACGCTCGATGTCCCAGCGGAGATCGACCGTCCCTCGCGCGCTCGCGAAGCGCAGCAGCACGTGATCTGCGTCCGGCGGGATCGTCGGCGTGCCGTCGGTGTGCTGCGCCGGGAACGCCACCCGGTACGTGTGGCGCTGCCGCGAGATCGACGGGAAGTACACGCGCTGATCCGCCGAAGGCCGCGCGATCGGCGTGAGCTCGACCGGCTCCACCTGACGCCCGGTCGGGTCGACGAGCAGCACGCGCCAGTCGCTCTCGCGCCCCTGCAGCTCGGTCTCGCGCCACCGCGGCGATGCGATCGTGAAGAAGAACCGATGGCGCAGCCGCGCGTCCTCGAGCGACTCCTCGAGCAGACGCGTGCGCTCCTCGGTCGAGAACGAGTGATCGGCCGCGTAGCGCACCACGTACGCCCAGCGGAACTCCCACGACTCGAAGGTCGCGGTGATGTGCGCGATCTCCGAGAGCCGACCGAACTCGAACTCGTCGGACGCGCGGGTCCAGCGCCCGTACACGCCGCCGTAGTCGCTCGCCGTGTACGCACGCGTCGACTCGCGCATCGGCACGCGCGCGCTGCCGCACCCTGCGAGGACGAGCGCGATCAGCGCCGAGGCGAGGAGAACGCGCATCCCGCCGGATCTTACCGCGTCACGCGGGGATGAAGTCGTGGCGCGTGAAGAGCGACGTGAGGTGCACGCCCGCCGCGCGCACGTTCTCGGCGCCGCCCTCGAGACGATCGACGATCGCCACCACGCCCGCGACGGTGAGGCCACGCTCGCGCAGCCGCTCGATCGCGCGCAGCGTCGATCCACCGGTCGTCACCACGTCCTCGACGACCACGACCGGATCGTTCGGCTGCATCCCGACGTCGCCCTCGAGCTGACGCTGGCTGCCGTGATCCTTCGCCTGCTTGCGCACGTAGATCGCGTCGAGACCCACGCCGCGCTCGGTGCGCACGTCGCGCTGGAACGACACGAGCGCCACCGCCGACGCGAGCGGACATCCGCCGAGCTCCACGCCCGCGACCGCGACCGGATGCGTCGGCAGCGCGAGCGCCGCCTCGAGCATCAGCTCGCCGATCAGCACGTGCCCCTCCGCGAGCAGCACCGCCTGCTTGCAGTCGATGAAGAAGTCGCTCTCGCGACCCGACGCGAGCACGACCTTCTTCCGAGCGAAGCAGCGCGTGCGCAGCAGCTCGAGCAAGCGCTCGCGCGTCCCCGTGGGGGCCAGGTGCTTCGCGGTCACGACGCCATCCCTCCGTCCTTGCGGCGCGCGCGCTGACGACCGACACCCGGGATGACCGGCTCGGGCGGGCGGCGCTCGCGCGGGCGCGTGATCGTCGCGTCCGCGTCCGGCGCAGGCGGCGCGGCGGACTCGGTGCGACGCACGAAACGACCCGTCGTGCGCGTCTCGAGCTCCTCGTCGCGCGACGCGCGCGGCTCGACGAGCACGCCCGTCGGCGCCCGCGGCGCGATGCCCGCAGCCGCCGCGATCGAGGGCGCAGCGGTCGGCGCGCTCACCGCGCCCGGCGTCGAGCGACGCTCGATCGCCGGCACCTGCCCCGCGCTCGAGCGACGCGCCGCCTGCGCGCCCGTCATCGTGATGCGACCACGGAGCAGCGCGCCCTCGACCACCGACACGCGCTCGGCGCGCGCATCACCGATCATCCGCGCGCCCGACTCCAGCCGGATCGTCTCCTCCGCGACGGCCGGCCCGGTGAGCGTTCCGCGCAGCACGACCGCGCGCGCCTTCACCTCGCCGCGCACCACGCCGGTCGCTTCGATCGTCAGGTGACCGTCGATCGCGATCGGGCCCTCGATCGTCCCGGCGACCACCAGATCGCCCTGCCCGCGGATCTCGCCCGCGAGCCTCATCCCTTCGGGCAGCACCGAGCCTCGGCTCATCGACGCGCCTCTTCGTCTTCTTCGAGGTCGAAGTCCATCTCGATCCCACCGTGGAGCGCCGCGCCGTCGTCGATCGCGATCCGTCGCGCCCGCACGTCGCCCTGCACGCGTCCTCCGGCGCGGATCGCCACGGTGTCGCCAGCGAGCACGTCGCCGTGCACCTCGCCCGCCACCTCGATGCTGCGCGCGCGCAGCGGACCGACGAGCGTGCCGTCGGGACCGACTGCGACGTCGCCCTCCAGATCGAGCTCGCCCTCCAGGACACCCTCGACCCGCAGGTCACCCTTGCCATCGAGACGGCCCCGCACCACGAGTTGGGGGCCGATCACGCCCTCGGCGGAACGGCTGCTCATTGCGACGCGGCAGACTACTCGACGACGTCGCGTTCCGCGAGGCGGATCCGGAGCTCCGGTCCGCCGTGCTACGACCACGGCCTGCTCCGTGCAGTCACGACGACTGCGGACCTGAACGGCGCCTCCACGGCGCGCGAAACGAGCGACACGCATGGCGGTCTCCTCCGACTCCGAGCAGCGTCCGATCCGGTCGCTGGACGACCTGCTCGAGCCCTTCCACCACGCGTGCAAACCCCGCGAGGCCTGGCGCATCGGCACCGAGGCCGAGAAGCACGGAGTCGTCCTCCCCGATCTCACACCGATCCCGTTCGAGGGCGATCGCGGCATCGCCGAGGTGCTGCGGCGCCTCGCGAACGACGCGGGCTGGGAGCTCGTCTGCGAGGGCGCGACCTGCATCCAGCTCCAGCGCGGCGACGCGTCGATCACGCTCGAGCCGGGCGCGCAGCTCGAGCTCTCGGGCGCGCCGCTGGCGACGATCCACGAGACCGCGCGCGAGCACGACGAGCACCTGCGCGAGGTGCACGCGATCGGCGAGGCGCTCGGCCTCTCGTGGATGGGCCTCGGGTTCCATCCGTTCGCGCGCCGCGAGGACCTGCCGTGGGTCCCGAAGCTCCGTTACCCGATCATGCGCGAGTACCTGCCGACGCGCGGTCGCCTCGCGCTCGACATGATGCTGCGCACCTGCACCGTGCAGGCGAACATGGACTACGCGAGCGAGGCGGACGCGATGCGCAAGCTGCGCGCGTCGCTTCGCGTGCAGCCGATCGCGTCGGCGATGTTCGCGAACAGCCCGTTCCTCGAGGGCCGCATCACCGGCGAGCGCAGCCGTCGCGTCGCGGTGTGGCTCGAGGTCGATCCCGATCGCTCGGGGCTCCTGCCGTTCGCGTGGGACGAGGGCGCGACGTTCCGCGACTACGTCGAGTGGGCGCTCGACGTCCCGATGTTCCTCGTGAAGCACGAGGGCCGTCTGATCCGCAACACCGGGCAGACGTTCCGCGCGTTCTGGCAGGACGGGTTCGAGGGCGCGCGCCCGAACATGGGCGACTGGCTCACGCACCTGAACACGCTGTTCCCCGAGGTGCGGCTCAAGAAGACGATCGAGACGCGCGGCGCGGACTCGCAGCGCGCCGAGCTCGTCCCCGCCCTCGCGGCGCTCTGGAAGGGCCTGCTCTACGACGACGGCGCGCTCGCTGCGACGGAGTCGCTCGGCGGACGCTGGACGCACGACGAGATCGAAGCGGTGCGCCCGGCGATCGCGCGCGACGGACTGCGCGCGAAGGTCGCGGGCCGCGAGGTCGGCGAGTGGGCGTCGGAGCTCCTGGGCATCGCGGAGCGCGGCCTGCGCGCGCAGCGCGCGCTCGACGAGCAGGGACGCGACGAGACGATCCACCTCGCGCCGCTGCGCGCGCTCATCGAGCGCGGCATGACGCCCGCGGACGCGCTGCTCGCGCAGATCGATCCGAAGGCGCCGCTCGCACCGCAGGTCGTCGCGCTGACGAAGCTCTGAGCGCGTCAGCGCACGCGCAGGAGCGAGACGCCGCCGCGGTCGTGGCGCGCGTGGATCAGACGCGCATCGCGCACCGGGACGTCGAGCGTGAGCTCGACGCGCTCGCCCTCCGCGACCTGCACGACCTCGTCGGGCGCGCGCCACGCGCCCGCGGTGCGCCGTCCGACCCAGAGCAGCGCGTGCGATCGTCCATCGCCATCGACGACACGCAGCTCGGGATCGAGCACGCCGGGAACCGCGGGCAGGGTCCATCCGCCGCGTCCCGCGACGACCTCGACGATCGCGACGCACGGCACGCGCGCGGCCCACGCCGGCAGCGCCGCGATCTCGCGGTGGGCGCGCCCCGCGTCCACGCCGCAGCGCAGCGCGAGGACGCGCGCCTGCCGTCCTTCGCCGAGCTCGACCGGCGTGGCCGGGTCCGGCAGCGTGCTCGTCGCGCGGTCCATCTCGGCGTGCGCCGCATCGCTCCACGCGCGCTCGAAGCGCTCGGCATGATCGATCCGGTCGCGCAGCCTCGCGTCGCTCCAGTCGAGCCACGCCGCGGCCTCGCTCGCAGCGGCGAGCACCTCCATCGCCTCGCGCTCCGGATAGCCCAGGTCGTGCAGGCTCACGTCGGGTCGCACGTCTTCCGCGCGCGACAACATGCGATCGAAGCGCGCGAGCGCGGCGCGGGGCTCGGGCGCGCTCACCGCGCGACACTCGAGCGTCGCGCGCCGCATCGAGACCACGAACGGCGTGATGCCCGCGAACTGCGTCGAGCCCTCGCCGATCACGTCGTCGTCGAGGACGTCCTCGTCGATGAGCCGCATCCACACGCGATCGCGGGGCGCGAGGCGCGCCACCGGGAACGAGAACACGCCCGCAGGGCGTCCTTCCGGGGTCGCGCGCATCGCACCGCCCGCGATGCGCACACGCAGCTGGATCTCGGGCCCGCCGAAGATGCCGTCCCAGTCGTCGTGACCGGGCGTCATCATGGTCCGGCAGATCACGAGCGCTCCTTCGAGCGCGCCGGACTCGTGCGGCGGCGCGGACTCGAACCACGAGAGCGCGTCACGCACCTGCGGCACCGGCCCGCGAGCCAGCACGTCCCAGGTCTCGCGCGAGAGCCGTGGCTCGAGGATCCCGGGAGCCGGCTCGGGGACGAAGTCGATCGGCGCGTCGCTCACGACGACGGGCGCCGGGGCCGGCTCGACCGGCGCGACCGCCACCACTGGACCTGCGTCCTGCCCTTCGACCGCGGGCGTCGCGCCGAAGCAGCAGCCCCCGAGGATCACGAGCATCAGCCAGAGCGCGTACACGACGTTCACGAACGAGCGGAGCACCAGGCGGAGCATGCCCGCCTCCAGCGCAACGGACGCGCCATGACGCGCACGGCACGCAACTCCGCGGAACCACACGACTGACGCGCCACGACGCGAACCGCGCGACGCGCCCTCGGCCGTGAACCGCAGGCACGCATCCGACAGCGATGTCATCACGCACGCGTACCGCGTGGTCGAGGTCGGAACCTGCCCGCGGCGCTGACGCAGACGATCGCGTGACCAGGACACCTGGTCACATCGCTCGCGCGGCGGCTCAGCGCACCGTGATCGCCGCGTAGTGGCGGCCCGCGCGCAGCACGTGCCGTCCCGCCTCGAGCACGGCCTTCGTGTCCTTCACGCGCTGCTCGTCGACGTCGACGGCGCCCTGCTCGATCTTCCGCCGCGCGTCGCTGTTGCTGCTCGCGAGCTTCGCGATCACCAGCGCCTGCACCAGCGCGAGCGGCGCGCCCGCGCTCTCGTGCTCCGGCATCGAGTCCGGCACCTGGCGCTGGCTGAACTGCTTGTCCCACGCGGCGTGCACGCGCTCCGCGTCCGCCTGCGAGTGGAACCGCGCGACGAGCTCCTTCGCGAGCGTCATCTTCGCGTCGCGCGGGTTCATCCGGCCGCTCGCGCAGTCGCTCCGGCGCGCCGCGATCGTCTCCGTCGACTCCGCCGAGAGCAGCTCGTAGTAGCGCCACATCAGCTCGTCGCCGACGCTCATGAGCTTGCCGAGCATCTCCTCGGGCGCCTCGCTCACGCCGACGTAGTTGTCGAGCGACTTGCTCATCTTGTCGCCGACGATGCGCCCGTCCTCGAAGCGCGCGTTGATGCCCTCGAGGATCGGCGTCGTCATGACGATCTGCGGGCGCTGGCCGTACTCCTTCATCAGGTCGCGACCGACCATCAGGTTGAAGAGCTGATCGGTCCCGCCGAGCTCGACGTCCGCCTGGAGGTGCACCGAGTCGTACGCCTGCGCGAGCGGGTACAGCAGCTCGTGGAGCGAGATGCTCGACTCGTTCTCCCAGCGCGTCTTGAAGTCCTGGCGCTCCATCATCCGCGCGAGCGTGTACTTGCCCGCGAGGCGGATGACGTCGGCGAACGTCATGGGCCCGAGCCAGCTCGAGTTGTACTCGATGCGCGTCTTGGCCTGGTCGAGCACCTTGAACGCCTGCTCGGCGTAGGTCTTCGCGCCGTGCTCGATCTCCTCGCGCGTGAGCGGCGGGCGCGTCTTGTTCTTCCCGCTCGGGTCGCCGATCGCCGCGGTGAAGTCGCCGACGACGAAGATGACCTCGTGCCCCAGCTCCTGGAACTGGCGCATCTTCGTCATCAGGACCGTGTGCCCGAGGTGCAGGTCGGGGCGCGTGGGATCGAAGCCCGCCTTGATCTTCAGCGGCCGCCCGGTGCGCACCGACTCCTCGAGGCGCGCCTTCAGGTCGGCTTCGGAGACGAGATCGACGCTGCCGCGCACGAGCACGCGCAGCTGTTCTTCCGCGGAGAGGGTCGCCACGGCGCGTGGCTTACGTGAGGGTGCGCCGCCCGTCGAGTTGTTCGCGGCGGGAACAGCCGTCCACGTTCGCGTCGACGCCCGACGTGATCGTGGTCGTCGACGTGGTCGTGGTCGTGGTCGGCTGTTTCGCTCGCGACCACGACCACGTTCACGACCACGACCACGTTCGCGTCGACGCCCACGTGATCGTGGTCGTCGACGTGGTCGTGGTCGTGGTCGGCTGTTTCGCTCGCGACCACGACCGCGCTCACGACCACGACCACGTTCGCGTCGACGCCCACGTGATCGTGGTCGTGGTCGTGGTCGGCTCTTCGCTGCGCGAGCGTCAGCGACGAAGTCGCGCGAGCAGCGCCTCGACGTCGCCGCGCCACTCGTCCGTCTCGGCGTCCGCCCACAGCTCCGCGAGCTCGGAGCCTGCCGCGTCGAGCACCCGCTCCACGGCGCGGATCGCGAGCGCGACGTCGGCCTTCGCCGCGGCGCCGTTCGCATCGACCCACGCGCGCGCGCCGTCCGGAAGCGCGGTGCGCTCACCGTCCTTGGCCGCGGCGACGAGGGTCGCCGCCGCGATCGCCATCGATGCCTCGGGCGCCTCGAGCAGGTCGTCGGACTCCGCGACCGCGGCCTCGAGCGCGTCGCGGACCGTCATGCGTCCCGCCTCGAGCTCCGCGAGCCAGTCGAGCGAGTCGTCGTTCTCGAACGCGCCGTGGCCCCAGGCGCCCACGTCTCAGCCCTCCGAGTCGTCGTCCTCCGACGTGACGTCGTCGTCATCGTCGTCGTCGTCGTCCTCGGAGATCGGGCCCGTTCCCTGGTTGACGAGCTCCTTGAGCTCCTTGCCGACCTTGAAGAACGGCAGCCGCTTCTCGGGCACCGGCACCGGCTTCCCCGTGCGCGGGTTCCGCCCGTTGTAGGGCTTGTAGTCGCGGACGGTGAAGCTGCCGAAGCCTCGGATCTCGATGCCTTCCCCGCGCTCCAGCGAGGTCGTCATCGTCTCGAAGATGCAGTTCACCACGAGCTCGGCGCGGCTCTTGGTGATCTTGGTCCGCTTGGCGACCGCATCGATCAGCTCGGACTTCGTCATCGCCTCTCCCCGCCGAAGCGACCGCTACAGTACCGGGGGGGATCCGGGGGGTCAACAGTGTTTCCGGGCACTTGCGGGATCGGTGCCCAAGGGCTGCGCGTGCCGAGGGTCCTCCTCCGTCGGCATTGAAACGCAGCGGGCGGTTTCGCTACTGTTGCGGGCCCGAGAGACCAGCGGAGCCCAACGCGTCCCCGGACGCCGTCGGGCAGGGTGAGCACGATGGAGAACCAGCTCGAACCGAACGACGACCTGCCGGCGCTTCCGAATGTCCCTGCGACGGACGACGCGCTGGACAAGGCGAACCGGCAGGTCGCCGGTCTGGACGACGACCAGGTCGTCAAGAAGATCGGAACGCGTACCTCGATGTTCGGCCGCGTCGTCACGCTGCTGCTGATCGTCGGCGTGCTCGGCCTCGGGGGCGCTTGGTACGTGCGCGACCAGGCGTATCAGGCGCGCTGGGCCGCGTACGACGCCGCGCAGGACACCGGCGACCAGGCGCAGTTCCTCCGGCTGATCCGCGAAGAGCTGCCGCGCGCGCAGTTCGACGACGTGCGCATGCGGATCATGCAGAAGATGGGTCAGTACCGCGACGCCGAGTCGGTGCCGGTGCTGATCCCCTTCCTCGACCAGGAAGGACGCATGCGCGCCCACGCCGCGCGCGCCCTCGCCGAGATCGGCTCGCCCGCCGCGGACAGCGCGAAGCCGCACCTGCTGCGCGTGCTCCCGCAGACCGACGACCGCGACCGCGCCCCGGTGGTGTGGGCGCTCGCGGTGCTCAACGAGCCCGCGGCCGCCGACGCGATCATCGCGGAGTTCGAGAACGGCCGCCTCCAGCACCAGCGCCACCCCGCGTTCGACCCGCGCATCGTGGTGAACGCGGTCGGCGTGCAGCGCCTCTCGGCGCCCGAGCTCACCGGCCACGAGTCGGTCGCGGTGCGCACGCTCGTCGCGCAGGCGCTCTCCGAGGCGGGCACGCCCGACGTCATCGACCCGCTCTCGCGCATGATCCTCGACGCGCAGAACACCGGCGAAGAGGGCCACAACGTGCTGCGCATCGCGGCCGCGGGCCTCGGGCGCATCGGTGATCCGCGCGCCGCGACGCCGCTCTTCCAGCTGATGCAGCGCGACCCCGCGATGCGCGTCGCGGTGCTCGAGGCGCTCCGTCGCTCGACCGGCGCGCGCGGCCTGACCGTGCTCCTCGGCTCGGCGGGTGACGCGGCGACCAAGCGCGACCTCGTGGTGATGCTGCGCGCGACCCACGATCCGGCCGCGGCCGACGCGCTCGCGGGCATGCTCGCGAGCGAGGACGAGATGACGCGCACCGAGGCGGCCCACGGCCTCGCCGAGCTCGGCGACGTGCGCGCGGCCCCGGCGCTCCTGGCGATCGCCCAGGCCACCCCGGCCGACGCGGGCCGCAACGCGCTCGACGCGATGCTGAGCCTCGAGATCCCCGCGGAGATCGCGTCGCAGCTCGTCCCGATGCTCTCGAACGACGCGTTCCTCAACCGCCGCTCGTCGGTGATGCGCGTCCTCGGCCGCGCGCGCTCGCGCGACGCGGAGACCGCGCTGGTGCGCAACCTCGAGGGCGACGACATCGCG includes:
- a CDS encoding formimidoylglutamate deiminase — encoded protein: MTPTRLEGDRLVLPGLASAHSHAFQRALRARTQRRAATSGSFWSWRGLMYELAARVTPDDVFDLSRFAFVELARAGVTAVGEFHYLHHDTSGAPYADRLALSHAVIRAAHEAGVRITLLRVVYQRAGTNRPPEGAQHRFCDARLDDALADVDALAAHYANDPRVRVGIAPHSVRAVPRETLRECASFARARSMPLHAHVAEQRREIRECLAEHRRRPIELLADEGVLDARFVAVHATHLRPHEARLLGAARSFACVCRTTERDLGDGLADVAAMRAAGVRLCTGADSHAISDPFEEARAVELDDRTRAEARHVAADADDLLASLTSEGYASIGWDGAERDDEVQLDLTDPALVGAGTSADAVIWGASPRCVREVRVAGRTIVADGRHVAEAEARAGYVRALARLGLS
- the rpmG gene encoding 50S ribosomal protein L33 — encoded protein: MRDLIKLTCEQCGRANYHTSKNKRTMPEKFVIKKFCAACRTHKPHKEGKISKG
- the pyrE gene encoding orotate phosphoribosyltransferase, encoding MTAKHLAPTGTRERLLELLRTRCFARKKVVLASGRESDFFIDCKQAVLLAEGHVLIGELMLEAALALPTHPVAVAGVELGGCPLASAVALVSFQRDVRTERGVGLDAIYVRKQAKDHGSQRQLEGDVGMQPNDPVVVVEDVVTTGGSTLRAIERLRERGLTVAGVVAIVDRLEGGAENVRAAGVHLTSLFTRHDFIPA
- a CDS encoding bactofilin family protein, with the protein product MSRGSVLPEGMRLAGEIRGQGDLVVAGTIEGPIAIDGHLTIEATGVVRGEVKARAVVLRGTLTGPAVAEETIRLESGARMIGDARAERVSVVEGALLRGRITMTGAQAARRSSAGQVPAIERRSTPGAVSAPTAAPSIAAAAGIAPRAPTGVLVEPRASRDEELETRTTGRFVRRTESAAPPAPDADATITRPRERRPPEPVIPGVGRQRARRKDGGMAS
- a CDS encoding bactofilin family protein translates to MSSRSAEGVIGPQLVVRGRLDGKGDLRVEGVLEGELDLEGDVAVGPDGTLVGPLRARSIEVAGEVHGDVLAGDTVAIRAGGRVQGDVRARRIAIDDGAALHGGIEMDFDLEEDEEARR
- a CDS encoding glutamate--cysteine ligase; this encodes MAVSSDSEQRPIRSLDDLLEPFHHACKPREAWRIGTEAEKHGVVLPDLTPIPFEGDRGIAEVLRRLANDAGWELVCEGATCIQLQRGDASITLEPGAQLELSGAPLATIHETAREHDEHLREVHAIGEALGLSWMGLGFHPFARREDLPWVPKLRYPIMREYLPTRGRLALDMMLRTCTVQANMDYASEADAMRKLRASLRVQPIASAMFANSPFLEGRITGERSRRVAVWLEVDPDRSGLLPFAWDEGATFRDYVEWALDVPMFLVKHEGRLIRNTGQTFRAFWQDGFEGARPNMGDWLTHLNTLFPEVRLKKTIETRGADSQRAELVPALAALWKGLLYDDGALAATESLGGRWTHDEIEAVRPAIARDGLRAKVAGREVGEWASELLGIAERGLRAQRALDEQGRDETIHLAPLRALIERGMTPADALLAQIDPKAPLAPQVVALTKL
- the tyrS gene encoding tyrosine--tRNA ligase, with the protein product MATLSAEEQLRVLVRGSVDLVSEADLKARLEESVRTGRPLKIKAGFDPTRPDLHLGHTVLMTKMRQFQELGHEVIFVVGDFTAAIGDPSGKNKTRPPLTREEIEHGAKTYAEQAFKVLDQAKTRIEYNSSWLGPMTFADVIRLAGKYTLARMMERQDFKTRWENESSISLHELLYPLAQAYDSVHLQADVELGGTDQLFNLMVGRDLMKEYGQRPQIVMTTPILEGINARFEDGRIVGDKMSKSLDNYVGVSEAPEEMLGKLMSVGDELMWRYYELLSAESTETIAARRSDCASGRMNPRDAKMTLAKELVARFHSQADAERVHAAWDKQFSQRQVPDSMPEHESAGAPLALVQALVIAKLASSNSDARRKIEQGAVDVDEQRVKDTKAVLEAGRHVLRAGRHYAAITVR
- a CDS encoding DUF4259 domain-containing protein; the protein is MGAWGHGAFENDDSLDWLAELEAGRMTVRDALEAAVAESDDLLEAPEASMAIAAATLVAAAKDGERTALPDGARAWVDANGAAAKADVALAIRAVERVLDAAGSELAELWADAETDEWRGDVEALLARLRR
- a CDS encoding HU family DNA-binding protein, yielding MTKSELIDAVAKRTKITKSRAELVVNCIFETMTTSLERGEGIEIRGFGSFTVRDYKPYNGRNPRTGKPVPVPEKRLPFFKVGKELKELVNQGTGPISEDDDDDDDDDVTSEDDDSEG
- a CDS encoding HEAT repeat domain-containing protein, giving the protein MENQLEPNDDLPALPNVPATDDALDKANRQVAGLDDDQVVKKIGTRTSMFGRVVTLLLIVGVLGLGGAWYVRDQAYQARWAAYDAAQDTGDQAQFLRLIREELPRAQFDDVRMRIMQKMGQYRDAESVPVLIPFLDQEGRMRAHAARALAEIGSPAADSAKPHLLRVLPQTDDRDRAPVVWALAVLNEPAAADAIIAEFENGRLQHQRHPAFDPRIVVNAVGVQRLSAPELTGHESVAVRTLVAQALSEAGTPDVIDPLSRMILDAQNTGEEGHNVLRIAAAGLGRIGDPRAATPLFQLMQRDPAMRVAVLEALRRSTGARGLTVLLGSAGDAATKRDLVVMLRATHDPAAADALAGMLASEDEMTRTEAAHGLAELGDVRAAPALLAIAQATPADAGRNALDAMLSLEIPAEIASQLVPMLSNDAFLNRRSSVMRVLGRARSRDAETALVRNLEGDDIASAALALADMGSDAGYTALMRIVPRGRDQDFAQYMGMAGVPLQREYDNRTAAVRAIGRYGRVDAAEAMMTIIEDPQDDIRLRNDAGLALGAIADDAVLQQVLAKVQQTDLDEAARRYYLGALWQRPSRAMSSALLDLIASPATPPDVRSPAAVAVGYAADPANDARLVQMLESDQTRVAAALAIALGGSDEAANALVTRLQGDADLRQVLQDALMNETNDWFNLITSDLWDSGQVMRRIRVARILNEGGQGFAWVPLMSRLRSGWEGTHGLSGRDVRNRFFAMLRGDDADQRLLAARLLGDMQETGLLMAARDQGGNGAEEARNVLFELNRPQTEGDEGAEDDEIEG